Below is a window of Halarcobacter anaerophilus DNA.
TAGGGATTTTATCTTTGTTATAACATCCTAAATCTATATCGGCATAATAATCCGCAATATCAGGCTCTGAGACTATTGTATGACCATATACGTTAAATATATCTTTATTATCAAAATTCATATATCTGCTCCATAACACATGATTCTCAAAAGCTTCTATTTCCTCTTTATTTTTGCTATCTCTAAGCTTCCAAACTTTTCCCACGCAAGAGTGAGAAACAACCAAGTATCTTCCATCTTGGGTTTTTATATCCTTATACTCTTTATACAGAGGCAGACTTTTAATAAACTCAAGTTGAGAATAAAACTCTTCTTCGTTTTTATACGATTTTATAGTTTCTTCTCCGCCATTTTTAAACAACCATTGGGCTAGAGCTCTATTTTGTCTATCATTTTTTAATAAAGGAGCATATTTTAGAAACATCAATTCATGATTTCCCAAAACACAATCTAAATTGTTATCCATAATATATTTTATAACCAAGAAGGAGTCACTGCCTCTATCAACTAAATCTCCCACAAAACATATTTTAGAGTTCTCTTTATCAGGCAGTTTATCTATTAAAGCTAATAGAGTTTTATAACTTCCGTGAACATCGCTGATTATGTAAATACTTTTCATCTTTTTCCTCTATTTTATAGTTATATTATTTTAATAGAGTTTTCATAATATTTTATAAAAAATAAGTTTTATATCATAAAGCTAAAAGAGTATCTCTTTTAGCTTTGCTGTTTAAAAGGTTTTTTTGTTAAATCCCTTAATTTATTTTTACTGTAAGGATCCCCAATATATACGGAATATTGATAGAAATTTTTATTGATTATACTTTTTGAAGCATCAAAATCATCAAAATAGATTCCCGCCAAATCTGAAAAAGTATAAATCAGATTTGAAGAAGAGTATAATCTATGGTTTGCATTTTTAGCTATATTATTTCCGATTGTACTTTTCCACTTTTCATTTTGGTATACCATAAAAGGAATTGTATACATTGCTTTTGTAGGATTATTTTCATTTCTTCCCAACCTTTTTTCAAAAACATTATCAAAAACCTCTTCTCCGTGGTCAGATAAATATAGCATTGCTATATTACTTTCATTGTGATTTTTAATTGTTTCTATCAGTTTTGAAACTACATAATCATTATAATAAACTGCATTGTCATACTCATTATAAAGGGTTTTCTGTTCAGAATTTAAGCCTTCTAACCCACCTTTATTATCAAAAATAGCAAACTCTTTGGGGTATCTATATTTATATCTATTATGAGTTCCTAAAAGATGAACTACAATAAATCTTTTTTTATGCATATCATTATTTAATACATCTTCAAAAGGTTTTAAAACAGCACCGTCATATGCCGCACTGTTTTGTTTTCTATTATTGTTAAGATAAACTTGATGATCGCACATTTGAGAAAAAGTAGTAAGCATAGTATTTCTTTTTGTCTGTGTTTGCTGATTTGTTATCCAAAAAGTTTCGTAACCTGCTTGTTTCATTATATTAATCAAATTCGGTTTATCTAAGTACAAATCGGGATTTTCTTCATCTGCAAACGTTAAAGCCTGTTGCAAAACTTCGATTGTATAAGGTCTTGGAGAGTATACGTTATCAAAAAGAACTAAATCTTTTTTTAACTTTTGTAATTGAGGAGTGGTATCCCTTTTATATCCGTAAAGACTCATTCTATTTCTGTTTGTAGATTCTCCTATAACTAAAACCAGTGTTGTATCTTCATCTTTATATTTATCTTTTAAATTCTTTAAAGGTTTTAAATTTGTATTTGCATGTATAAGTCTTTCCATATTTGCCAAATCAATTCTATATGTAACGTAACTAAAAGCTATATTCCAAGGTGTTGCCGTTTCCATTCTTTTCATTTGAATATAACTTGAATCAGTTAAAGACTTATTTCCGACTATATAATTATCTATAAATTTATGAAAAGGTATAGCAGTAAAAAGAAGTACGAAAATTAATTTTTTATAAATCTTTATATCTAACCCATCATCTAACTTTTTCCACAAATAAAAAGCAATAAAAGAGTAAATAAGCACCATAGGAATAAGCCACCATACAAAATAAGTTTCTAAGAACTCACTGCTTTCCGTAAGATTTGATTCAAAGATTATAAAAATAACACTTTGAGAAAACTCTTGTCCGTAAAGAGCAAAATACCCCAAACTAAACAAAGA
It encodes the following:
- a CDS encoding metallophosphoesterase, with protein sequence MKSIYIISDVHGSYKTLLALIDKLPDKENSKICFVGDLVDRGSDSFLVIKYIMDNNLDCVLGNHELMFLKYAPLLKNDRQNRALAQWLFKNGGEETIKSYKNEEEFYSQLEFIKSLPLYKEYKDIKTQDGRYLVVSHSCVGKVWKLRDSKNKEEIEAFENHVLWSRYMNFDNKDIFNVYGHTIVSEPDIADYYADIDLGCYNKDKIPNPRLCALEFPSMKVFTQRNIE
- the cptA gene encoding phosphoethanolamine transferase CptA, which translates into the protein MVDFSLKRFVSFFKYFLFFFYFSAVYHLLCIIFKITGTVGLRESFYMSFLWMTLVLLFNNKAKKVAAFIGIVLWLGSLFSLGYFALYGQEFSQSVIFIIFESNLTESSEFLETYFVWWLIPMVLIYSFIAFYLWKKLDDGLDIKIYKKLIFVLLFTAIPFHKFIDNYIVGNKSLTDSSYIQMKRMETATPWNIAFSYVTYRIDLANMERLIHANTNLKPLKNLKDKYKDEDTTLVLVIGESTNRNRMSLYGYKRDTTPQLQKLKKDLVLFDNVYSPRPYTIEVLQQALTFADEENPDLYLDKPNLINIMKQAGYETFWITNQQTQTKRNTMLTTFSQMCDHQVYLNNNRKQNSAAYDGAVLKPFEDVLNNDMHKKRFIVVHLLGTHNRYKYRYPKEFAIFDNKGGLEGLNSEQKTLYNEYDNAVYYNDYVVSKLIETIKNHNESNIAMLYLSDHGEEVFDNVFEKRLGRNENNPTKAMYTIPFMVYQNEKWKSTIGNNIAKNANHRLYSSSNLIYTFSDLAGIYFDDFDASKSIINKNFYQYSVYIGDPYSKNKLRDLTKKPFKQQS